Part of the Drosophila pseudoobscura strain MV-25-SWS-2005 chromosome 2, UCI_Dpse_MV25, whole genome shotgun sequence genome, CGGTTTAGTGGATATCTTCAGaaatactacatacatatataggatgttatggaaatatataaTGCCAACGCGCTACAGAACAGAAACTCATGGATAAACTATTGAACTTTTCTGTATGACTATCATTTTCAGATCGAATTTGTATCTTTGGggattgtttttccttttgctttagAATGAAACCAACGCACGCTAACGATATGAGCATCAATAGCTTAACCAGAGTTTATATAGAGTGATAGAGGTTGTGTGTAGGATAGTGATACAATAGGTGAGAGAAGAAGGAATCTACTAATAAGCGAACATACCATGCTTATCCTGCATTTCCGAGATCCGCTTGTCCAAATCTTTCTTGGTGGGTCGTATTTCGTTCTTCAGTTCGCCATAGGCTAGCTAAGGGTTTGACCTGTTCAGTATATGATCCCTATAGTGATCCTAAGCCACTTACCTCCTTCTCCAGATTGGCTATCTCATCGTTGAGTCGCAAAACCTCCCGCTTCGAGTGCAGCAGATCCGCATCCCCGCGATCCAAGCGCTGACGCAGAGAATTGATCTCCGCCTGGAGGCGAGCCGCCTCTGTTTTGGTCTCCCGGGCAGCCCGATCCAACTGGAGACGCAGCGAAGTGATCTCCTGTTCGAGGGACTGTTTCTCTGCATTAGAGGTAGCCATGTCCGCCAGGAAGTTGGTGCGATTCGCCCTCAGTTCGTTCTTCAGCTCCTCGATCTGCGAGTTGCGATTGGTGACGTCCCGCTTGAGGTCGGTCTCGTACCGCTTCTggcgctccagctccagctgcagcttggTCACCTGCTCCCACTGGCTGCTCAGATCGCCACCCAGCTGGTCTACTTGGGTATTGTAGCGCCTCTCTGCGCTGGCCCGCTCCTCGGCCAAGCGACGGGCCATTTCGTGTTGCAGCTCCCGGACACGCTCGTGCTGACGATCCAGCTCGTCCCGCAGGTGACGCACCTCCAGCTCGGCCTGGGAGCGTTCCATCTGCACCAGATCGCTGATGTAGCGCTTGGAGGTGGTGTTGCCCTGGCTTTGGGCCTTGGCGTCGTCCAGCATGCGCTGCAAGTGGCGCACAGTCTCCTCCAGCGTGAGCTTGTCCTGCTGGAGGCAGTCCAGCTGCTTGCGATGGGTTTCACAGTTGCCACCGCCAAAAGTGGCCACCGTCGTGATGGGATCCGTGTGGGCCAGCTTCCGCTTGAGATCCTCGTTCTCAGTCCTCACGCGCTTCAGGTCGATGTTGGCCTGCATCAGCTCTGCCTCCAGTTCGCTAATTCGAGCCTCATACACGATATTGGGGGCACTGGCATATCGTGGACTCTGCACCTTGAGGTTGCCCTTCCTTGGGGTGGTCGGAGTTTTACGGCCGCTGCCATATATCAGGTGCTCATCACTGTCGGATGACGGACTGGTCGTGACCGCAGTTTGGGCCATACCCGACTTTCCAGAACCCATATTTGCCAGCTCCGAGCGTGCATTCTCCGTGATCTGTTCATTCTCGTTGATCACATCCTTCACCTTGCCCAAGAGATTGGTCAGCTCGTTGCGACAGTACTTCGACTCCTTCTCCAGCTGCTCGATGTAGTCCTCCTGCTTCTCAATGAAGCTGAAAATCTCCACCGGGGCCTGGACACTGTCCGTGGCCAGTGGGGGAGGTGGTTGAGCAGGTTGAGGGACACTGCCGCCCGTATAGAGCGCCGCCATGGAGGACAGGTTCTCCTTGGAGACGGACATGCCATAGCCCATAGGTTGCATGCCATAAGTTTTCTTGGGACGGTACGAGCTCATCCGAGACTTCTGGCTGGGCGACAAGTACTTGGAAATGTCCGAAAAAACCGGACGCTCAATCAcctaattaaataatattgaagTCACGAATATTTTCTTCCCTTTTAGGTCTACCTCTCACCGATAGATTATCCGAAAAATTGTCCCCGGAATCCTCATTGAAGTTTCGCAAATATGAGGCTGCACTGCCACCGACCTTGGGTGGGGTATAGGAGTTGTCGGCCAGCATTACCTTGAGACGTCCCACAGCCTCATTGTAGGCGTAATTGGTGTAATCCATGGTCTTGGTCTTCTTGGTAATGCCCCCCTTCGAGGACTTCATCGAGAAGTTTCTAAAGTTGTCAACGAAAAGCGGAAACCGTATGCTTAAAGGTCTATCATCAAAGATCACATTTTAATTGAAGTTCTCGATTAATTTTTTGGAAGGAAAATGACTAGAACACGGAGTTGCTCGGCAACTGAAACTTaaattgaaactgaaaccgaaaccgaaagcagaaacagaaacagaaaactgaGGCTGTCGTCCACATTGGGGTGACAATTGGAGTTGTAGTGTCAGTCGTTGCCAGGACAACAGGTTGGCCAACATACAAATGTTGCAGGTTTTTAACCCTGCTCCTTTTCTGGACGTGTGTTCATGCGTCATGGTTGAGCCAACCTATTGTGTGGGGGTGGTTAAATCCTTGCTACCCTGAATGCTTGTAAGAAGAACTCCTGGCAGGAAAACCCCCGTAGATCTAGGCGGCAACGAATGGGAATACTTGACTCAAAGAATTCAATAATCATGTAGAAATGATTACCATCTAATGTACATCCTATTTGGAATAATCCCAAGAAAATTAAATGCCTAAAAAGCTTTGTACTACTAGATATAGCTCTTTCTTTAGCTATAAAATTTCATATATGATGTCTTGAAATCAAAGACTTATCCCGCTTTAAAGAGTGCTTCATTTCAAAGTTAAATCTCTGCTGAAATTACCTCGATCGCCTCCTAATCCTGCCACCagcactgctgccactggcgACGCTCTCCCTGTCCGAGTACCCAGAGATGCGGTGCTGCTGGGTGAGATGACGCAGGTCGTCAGTTGTCAGGTGGTGGTGGCCTGTTCCGTGGCTGTTACCGATGCCACTCGCTTGCGGTTGGTTCTGCGAGTGAGTCCGAGTACTTTTCAAATTGTACAAAGGAGCGCCGTACTTGAAGaagttttctgttttcatttTACCAACATCGGGGTTGGAGGCAGGAGCACAAGAACGGTTCGGGGCAGAGACACAAGAACAGGGGACTGGGCTGGGCTAAAAACtttgttgcaagttgcaactGCTGGCATGCAACTTGAAGGGAGGCAGGGAGCGAGGGGGAAACACTTGTGGTATGCACTTCCTTCCGCCTTGCGGTCTGCACTTTAATTGTTTCTTTGAGTGAGCGACAGGCCAGGACGACAGGACGACAGGACGACAACGCGTTGAAGTTGCACTGAAACGGCGGCAAACACAAGTCAGGGCTTTTATAGACTCGGCACCAAgagaggggcggggggaggagggggccCCAGTTATAGTTTAGTGTGCTTCCATAATGTGTTCGGTGCCATGTCGTGCCCTGTCAGGAGTCAGAGTTTGCCtcagagagtgaaagagagattCCAAAACATTCCCATTAGCATTTTGCCTTTGCTGCAATGCAATTGTCGTCATGGGAGACGGCCGTCCCTTCCGAAAGGGGACCGGGATTGGGTGATGAAAGTTGAGGAATCTTTTAGGCATTGGCGCctctggttttggttttggtttcggattttgtctctgtctctgtttgaTCGATACCAAATGGGGGAACTCGTCAACGTATTGAAAGCACGCTCATTTGTGCCAATACATGACCATATATACATAGTGGCAGACCCTCTCTTCGGTCCCTTTTCCCATCTTCTGCATTGGGTTGTTCAACTCTCTTTCTGTACTCTAAAGGAATTGAGGCCAAAAACGTTTTTCATTGCCTATTTTAAGGGTTTCTATCTTGGGCTTGTTTGCTGTTATTATATTCGTATAATAAAAGGTTGGGGTATTGCCTTACTTACTGCCTCGTACCCTTATCCCTAATCCTCTGCGGAACTTAATTAATAACTTACGAGCAGAACAAGGTCAGAAAGTCTCAATGACATTTCAATTAAGTGAAAGGCAAGTGAAACAAGTAGAGGTTTTGGAAGCTTAAGAAAGTATTAAGATTTGGAAAAGGAGACTCTATAGACTAGAAAAGAGAAGATAGTAGAACCTGGTAGATATCCGGAATCCTGTCAGGGGAGGGAGGCTGTCTCTGTCCACTGTATGCACCTTCTGGAATTCCCCCCGCATTTTGAAGACTATTAAATTTCAGAGTTTTGTTGCCACAGGCCTTGGGCTCTGGCCGGCCACATGTGGAATCCACCTAGACCTGCCAACAATTGATTGTCGATGTACCATAACTTATGGCCAAATCACAGGCATTTAATAGCTCAAATAACTCAAGATCAGGAGCTATTCCCTCGCCAGCAACACAGCACACAACGGATCCGAGCCGAACCCCAAGTGCAGCCACACAATCAATCAATGCAATCTCTGTTATCATGAATAATTTCCCATCGGGCAAATgcacagcagccgcagcagcggcagagaaaaataaaaacccttttggccaaaataaaagaaacaagTAAGAATGATTTCATTACTATATTTCGACTATGGGATACCTCATGCTATAGTGGGGAGAATTTGAAATGGCATTTTCACAGATTAAAGATATAAAAGGAGTCAGTGGCAGATCTATGGATCTATCCACCTGGGGTACATAGAAAACTGTATTAATATCTTATAAAATATTCAAGATCTAAGCGTTGAGACATCAATATTAAGTCTGTCGGTAATTCCAGAAATTCTACGTTGAATAAGGATGGTCTGTTAGTCCTGTAGCTTATAGTTTTGAAATCCCTCCCATCTGCCCGTTCTATACTCCTTTTGGAATACAATATACCCCAACCCAAAAATCGACTACCGGGTATTAAAAAAAacccttttggccaaaaagaaTACAATTTTCCTCTACACTTGGGAGCCCTTTTTTCCCCCCATACATTATCAGCTTTTTGCGATTTAATTACCCGGACTAGGGAAAACAGAGGAACAACATACAGTAGTAGGAACCACAACACATCCCAGAAAAATTAACCCTCTGAGATAAAGGCATAATTCCGTGTGTTCAGAAATCTGCAAGACAATTCATAAGCAtagcctgcctgcctgcaagAGTGTGTATTACGAGTGCTGGTGTGATgtagtctgtgtgtgtgtgtgtgtgtgttatcgATCGTGGTCAAGAGCAGCAGCGCGCAAGAGACCCGAACCATGTCCAGTCCCCAATCCCAAGCTGGAAGCCCTCGGGGCGCTCTCAGCAATTTTCATTGCTGCcgttgctccagctccagctccagcacttctcggtctctggtctccggtctctggtccctggctgtggctctgatCGTTGTCGCGATCtgttggcctggcctggaccCGGCCTGGGTCTTCGACTTGCTCTGATTCTGCGGCCAACAACAATGTCGCCAGGGCCGTTTGAgtcgctggggctgctgccgccgctgcagtTTCAgctgcagtcgctgctgctgcttcagctgGCGTTGCCGCAGCTATTTACAACACTGCATTCCTGTGCCGCAGTCATTCAAGAAGCCAAGAAGCTGAAGCCGaggctcgggctctggctctggctgtggctgtggctgagcCGAAGTCTGAAGTCTGAAGCTGAACTTGTTTCATGCCACATTTCGGCTTAGTGTGTGCTctagctctctctttctctctttgcagcaccactctctccctccctctctcatAAATGCTGTAATACGCTCGAAACATGTTTatgaaaagaaagaaattccATTGCAAACAAAAGAGGGGGAAGAAGAAGGAAGACTGGGGAAAGAAACGGCagagggcgagggagaggCGTGCGCTGCGCATGCGCGCATGTAATCcagctcacacgcacacacacacacacacacagcagaacGTGCTCTTagtggaaatatttttatgagCAGGGGATCTCCGCTCTCTCGGCTTACGCTCTTCTGGTTTGCCTTTGAAGTACCTTTCAAGGGGTTCTCCCACAAGGTGAGGCCTTGCCAGAGAGAGCTCTCCCGTATTTGGTTTCAGTTGAGTGTGTGTATGAGAGCGGCAGTCGAATAACAGCAACAGGTTTGCTCTCACCTTGTAATCATACACCTTGactatctctctcttctcACGCTCTCTTTCTGTATGCCAGTTTAGCCCAAAGGCATGCGCCGGGTCTTTAGTTATGCCATGGTGAAAATGGCTCTTGCGATCTCCAGCAAACCACAAAAGCTAACTAAAAGTAGCACAGCATAGAGGCAAGGCATATCATACGAGAGGGAAAGAGTGAATGTAACGTGCAAGGTGAAATGGCTTTAGCAATTGGTGGTGACTAATGATTTTCAAATAAAGAAGGTGGGAATTGTCCTCCAAATAAAtagtatacaaaatataatgtTTGTACTATATTTTATTACACTGAGTAGTAATTTTGAATTCACCTTAAAATCTCAAAAATGTTCATTGTATTTGgcaatttaatcaaatttcgGGCATATACACGTTCAGCTGAATATTAAAGAATTATGTACTTACTTATTCTacaattaagaaaaatatttaattgacttacataatatatttattatccCAGTACATGTATTATTCTCgaaatcaattttattttgaaaaccCACCAAGTTCGTTGCTTgaatcttttgtttttgcggcTGGCAATGCTGCTCTGCCGAATTGGTGGGTTTCCAAGAGAGCGAACCTGGCTGCCTCTCTTGGCGCACGCTCTGACTGCGATCTGCGCGGATGCCGTGGTCGCTCTTGCCACTCACCATTTACCTGTCGTCGTGCGCTGTTCCAATCCGACCGTGTCCGCAGCGGATGAAACTGAATCTTGAGGCGCCGCATTTCGTTGcgtgccgcctgcctgccttcgtgcctgtgcctgtgtcaGTGTCAGTGTCTGTGCCAGTGTGAGTGAAGTGAGcgcaaaaaagaagaagaaggcgaAAGataacagcaaaagcaaagccaaaagaGCCACACAGTGAAAGATCGAAAGAAAATAAAGCAGAgagaaaattgttgttgtggaataaccaaaaaaaagagataaaacgaaaaccaaacaaaaagcaagaataaaagagaaaaaaaagcgaaattaaatggaaattcaaTGAGGAAGCTGCAAAAACTGCCAGATAAACAAAAAGGAAGGAGAAGCGTTGCATAAATGAGCACCCAAAGGGAGTTACCTGTATAATCATCAAAAAGgtagagaggaggagaggacAGACACAGATCACAACTTATTAAATTGCAATTCCCCCAATCAGgtttttcgctctctctcgctctctctctctctctctccgtctttCCATCATTATTTATGCCCCCGTCTCCTTCTGCCGTTGTGTGGCTTCATGCAAAAGAGTGCCCCTTCCCAGTGTTCTTAGTGTTtctcttttattattattaatattgcATGATCGTAAAACGTTAATGAAATTATTCGTACATTTAAAGCGAGTATTCAACCCGATAGGCCGACACCTCGCCTCGGATTCCGATTCGATGGAAAACCCTCGGTTTTCGAACAGTCCGGAACCCCTCGAACCAGTTGCAAAAGTTGTCACATTAAAATCACACCTTTgaagatatatatttattgttgttgcagttgttgctgttgttgttgttgttgttgtttttgcagtTGTTGCATGCACCACTTTGGCCCGTAACTCGTTCGCGCTCTCTCACATACGCACAtagtccacacacacacagtgcgagagagggagagagcgagatgcgggcacacacagatacagatagacacatatgagatacagatacaaatgtactCCTTCCCTGGGCTGCTGCATGCAAATTATAGTAGTCGAGAGTCAAGGAAGTTGGCCGAAagaggctctggctctggctttggctttggctctgtctctggctttggTTGTGGCACCACTGGCCATTACCCCAACCAGAAGTTGCAGCAACGGATATGTTTATGGCCAAATGATTGAATCTCATGCCTGTCTTATAACATAACAGCagctatccatctatctatctatcaatCTATTAGTTGCCAATTATCTCTTCGGGAACgactttcctttttttcctttacgattataatataatatttaataccCGGGTATTTGGCACtgaaagaaggaaggaagttTGTTTCCCACCACATAAACTGTGAAGCCAATGGGTCTCAAATATCCAAGATTTCTAAGATATGCAGCTCACACTTTTTGGATTCATATAAATCAAATACAGCATATGGGCATATTTTTCTTTCCCATTTTCCCATAAAAGAAAGAGTGTTATTAAAATAGTACGTGCCTCGACGTCATGTTCCACTTAAAGCGCAACGAATGAAGATCGCCTGAGAGCCCTCCTCTACTTCTAGAATCCAGCATACAGTAAACATAGATTTCCCATTCTTTTTCCCTGGAATCATTGGGATTTCCCTCACCTCACCCATTCGTGGGCTCTTCTCTCACGCAGATTTCTGAGGGTCGCTCCGGGTCGGGCCCAACACGTGTTGGTCAAATGTTTTCAGCTCTTCACATCATTAGCCAATCGCCCGAGGGGGTGCCCCTGTTGATGTTTCTTTTTagctaaaaaattaatttacaaaccgaaaaaagcaaacaaatttattatattgcattaattttaatgtttttttccttttggccgttgctttttgttgtaatttgtgcatgttaaatgattataaattgGTCATTTGATATCTGTCAGACAGAGGCTTGACACAACATTTTGGCATACACTTTCTTTGCCGGCGGCGACACAGCAGCGAAAGCACCACCAAAGAGTTGtccatttatttatgcatttaccaataatttaaaatatttcttaCACAAAAATGTCAACATATGCGCATTGCAATGACAAGGCAGCCACCGGCAGGCGCTGGCCAACCATTTGGCCAGCTCATGGAGAGCCAATCCAGAGAGCCAGTCGGCCACAGTCCAGTCAGCCATggcccgcagcagcagcagtggcagcagcccCAATCCGGCGCTGGCAATCAAAGCCAAAAAGCTTTCAAGCCAAaaggctgccgccgccacaaGTCACAGACATGGAAAAGCCGCTCGCCGATTTCATGAGATTTTCAAcagttttttctctctccttttttttgtatttatttcttatttttatatatttcgaACCTACCTTAATGGGGGGCTCCATTAGCTGCGTGGAATGGGTTGTTGCCGGCAATCAGGCATTAATGGGGGATTAGTCAGAggataaatatttaaagatgTTTGCGAAACAATTTTAAGTGTCTCCTTAAAGGCATCAGTGTCTGTGTGGGCTTTAAAGATTAAACATATTATAAGTAGTATTCAAATTGAAACGGTTTGTCGGCTTCTGAGCACGGTGTTGTGGCTGTAATTAAGGTTTAGAGAAGAATAATAGAATAATATGGTAGAATGTGGACTAGGTTAGTACTACGCCATAATACTTCTTTATGGGTTCATTGCGGATTCAGAACCTGCCCATTTAATCTATGAAATCTGTTTTAAACCTGTTCTGGAATTCTTTTAACTAGTTCACATGAGGTTCAGCCAACAGAGATCTGAATAGCTTTGATGCTGGAAGATGTTTTCCCTACTAAGGGTTAAAGGTAATATAGAAATGGCACAGAAATTACTATTTTCTATATTGATTGGTTTCGTTTAAGTAGGGTTTCCTAGACTTCCACATTCCTCTTCTTCTAATTAATGATCTTTTGCTTAGATCTTAAGTTTAAGAAGCACTTGCTTATCGGCTAAGCTGTGGTTTACTCTGGTAAACAGGTCATCCATCGGATAATCAGTAGATTAAACTCAGTATCTGAGGAATTTCTGTCTTAATTTCTGCCACTAACAATATTCCCCTTTACCCCTCCTAGAGTATTCCCCACTTCGTTATTAACCCTTGACTAATCGACTTTCCTTTCTTGTCCGCAATTTTTATTGTGTGTCTCTTTTTCCATCTCAGctttgtgtgtctgtatgtatgATTCCATAGCTCTTGGAAgttgcaacagccacagcaacagtgCAATCAGCAAATACTAAAATGCAATGCGacgtattttttattatttatttttttacccatttttttcttttagctttttgtgttattttgttTCGAGTCGAGTTGGGGCCAAGAgagtctccgtctccgttgGAGTCGAGAGTCTCTCACGCCACAAGCGACAGTTTTGTATTAGAAACGGCAAACTTGTGGCAACTTGTGGCTGCAGCTAGTTACGGGCTTGATGATTGCCCCAGCTCCAAAGGGGAGGCCGGCAGAGGGGaggggctgttgctgttggagtCGAGAGCTGAGGCAGGCAGCTGGAATGTTGTTTCGCTGCTAGTTGGCCATGTTGCCGAGTGACTGACATAGTTGCTGCTTTAGTTGTGGTTgtaattgttgctgttgctgccgctgctgcggctgccgcggctgctgtggcaggGCATCGCAGGCTGaactttaaaatttaatttgttaaacAATTTATGTGCGGCATATTagctccaggtccaggtccaggccaggccaagagCACAGTTGTGGAAGGTGGATGGATGCGGTGGAGTCTATGCGGGCGTCGTTCCAGAGAGGAGCTCCCATGCGGGCGCGAGGCAAAGATAACCTGTTGAGTGTTCGTTTCGTTCCTCTCTTCCGATCAGGCTCTCTTCTGAAATCTCCGCTCTTCTGtgtatgcctgtgtgtgtgtgtgtgtgagtgaaaAGTTGCCAAAGAGATTCAGACAAAACGGTGCTTTAcattcgtttttgttgttgctgttcttttggtttcttctttgttttgtGTACCCTTTCCTTGCATCAGCAGAGAGCATGATGAGCTCGGGGGAGACGTTTGTACTGCAGAAGAAGGAGATACTGGTAGAGCTTTGTTCTTGCAGAGAGTCATTCACCATCTTCGGCATGTCCTAAAAACTATCCATCTGCAGGGTATCTAATCATTCGAtatgccactcgatttgtgGCTGTCCATTCGATCATCTGCATTTCTCTGTctcccgctctcgctctctccctctatctcgTTCGCTCTGGCCATCTCTCACTGTCTCTGTCGTTCCGTCGCATGGTCTTTAATGAAATGTAATTTGAAAAATTGCGCGCGGCAAATTGCTGGCTTCTTGTTAGAGAAGAGATCTCGTTGTCGCTCATagaatttcaaatattttgtcttaattaaaattgtccgctctctctctctctctctttgtctcctTCCCCGGCTGTCTGtcccgtctgtctgtctctttctgaaAAGTCGGGCAGAGCTTTTAGATAAATTAACTCTGACATTTTGTCCGTCAAGCATTTGTCGCTTTTTTGCATTTGGTCGACATTTTTATTGGACTTTGACTTGGCCTGGATTTATGTCTGCCTGGATTTGGGGATCTCGCGGATCTGGATTAGCTGTGCCATCATTCACGTCCACAATTGTTGGCCCCGTCAACGTCAACGGTCCCCCTCCAGCCCCCCCTTCGGGGAGCAGCCATGTAATTTGCCTCGTTTCTGGGTCTTacgttttttgtgtgtgattTATTCCGCTGTTGCTGGGTATTTAATTCTGGGTTAAGCATCGCTTAAGCCAGCAGTCTCAAGAACAAAAGACTCTGACCACGAACTGGTTCCATTCGGTTTCGACTGGAATTCGAATAATGCTCTCCGAACAAGAAGGAGAAGCTCTCAAGAATTTGCCTTTGATTGATGGCAGTCTCAATGTTTCAatctcctcctccgcctttTCGCCTCCTCCTTTCGCTCGCCCCGTTTCGCTCTCCTCTTGGGACGTATTTTCTTCACGGTTCATTATATAAGATTCGGTTTAATTAGTTTGACTAAAATTTTCGCATTCCCCTTTAATGGCTGTGGGGTGAAATCTCGCGGAGTTACAGATAATGACGACGAAAGAAATGGCACAGAACCATTAAAGAAAtttcccaaaaacaaaataaccaaccgaaccgaaccgaaaccaATTTTGTTGGATAGCAAAGTCATcaagaaatcaatttatatttatatctaGATATATTTAATCATTTCTTCTAGCTAGAAAATTGAGTGTCCGAAAATGGGAAACGAGTTTTCATTCGTCTGAGAAAGTAATTGCAGATTAAACAATCTACAAATTGCAACAAAATTCCAGTCATTTActaaagagacagacagagagggagagagatccGACGCCTGCCATATGCTCTAATTAATTCTCTTGCGACCATGAATCTTCCAGCCATTCCATGCCATACTTTCTACAAGATCAATCTTTCTCTATTTTGCGTATTCATATAAAGACATTCACACAATTCCATTTCAAAGCACCGCCCCATACATTCTTCGCTCTTTCTATTTGCGGAAACTCTTTTTGGGATTCTCTGAGTGATCAGTGGTCTGTGATCTGTGTCAACGACAACTTTCAATTCTTTTCATTGAGATATTTGCATAGAGACAACAGAAACCCACGAGAAGTATCCACATCCATCGACACGAGTTCGTTTAACTCAAACTCAAATGAACCGAAACGTTCGTTAACCGAACTCCAAATGAAAACAATTCGAATACATTTCCctcaaacaaaatatttatttatttagctgTTGTTTCAGAAGATATTTGGGGATACCCCTTTCGGAAGGGTAATTAGGTTATCATACCTTGTTTGCTCTAGTTAATGGGGTACTAAATTTATACCAAAATATGCACCCATAAAATCTACCAATGAATATAAATAATCCTTGCTAAA contains:
- the LOC6897563 gene encoding calponin homology domain-containing protein DDB_G0272472 isoform X1 gives rise to the protein MKTENFFKYGAPLYNLKSTRTHSQNQPQASGIGNSHGTGHHHLTTDDLRHLTQQHRISGYSDRESVASGSSAGGRIRRRSRNFSMKSSKGGITKKTKTMDYTNYAYNEAVGRLKVMLADNSYTPPKVGGSAASYLRNFNEDSGDNFSDNLSVIERPVFSDISKYLSPSQKSRMSSYRPKKTYGMQPMGYGMSVSKENLSSMAALYTGGSVPQPAQPPPPLATDSVQAPVEIFSFIEKQEDYIEQLEKESKYCRNELTNLLGKVKDVINENEQITENARSELANMGSGKSGMAQTAVTTSPSSDSDEHLIYGSGRKTPTTPRKGNLKVQSPRYASAPNIVYEARISELEAELMQANIDLKRVRTENEDLKRKLAHTDPITTVATFGGGNCETHRKQLDCLQQDKLTLEETVRHLQRMLDDAKAQSQGNTTSKRYISDLVQMERSQAELEVRHLRDELDRQHERVRELQHEMARRLAEERASAERRYNTQVDQLGGDLSSQWEQVTKLQLELERQKRYETDLKRDVTNRNSQIEELKNELRANRTNFLADMATSNAEKQSLEQEITSLRLQLDRAARETKTEAARLQAEINSLRQRLDRGDADLLHSKREVLRLNDEIANLEKELAYGELKNEIRPTKKDLDKRISEMQDKHADTVNELEEMITSQKQLMDKLTGECKTLTGKLEDTTYKHNEEKQQLRATNEQLMARLRQIWAKYKSQLPQVHNGTPEQSSEESKDEHKLEKLQPLTTTRQRHMAQQSNPYKAPHNYTTAPTMTTAEEAEVLAMVEGSQLPQDQLQLQQSQQQLLLLAQLQQQQQERERAASATAAVLRDSSPTMDSKITMTRILRTTLAWARSSNNNNRSRTGNENARSEIESCNNCVNSERNATGRGNVSVNGNGNRQSSRKQSNSSNSHCHNSNSPSCNNSLSLTAAASRMPAAPIWPHTTPTTVPTISSSMMRVPTIRMPTPSSPTMANSTTTGMPRPDTITVPPTTDSLDTSMTPRQQLPLPTSPSHSPNRSSPKPSPSIRQQLRRLLSESQRTTTDRHRRWQRRPARGSRPHQQQESALQQQQQESERYPPRADHNRARAVELWGQELDPQSPAANPLCHNSLPRQPPARSSWSPDLEDPLLLECSISSPSLMRSSNDETCSELADLSETFVVLPDGSDESVSPAQTTIITARRSSAPAIVQQQEEDIANATVIIERHLDAQG
- the LOC6897563 gene encoding calponin homology domain-containing protein DDB_G0272472 isoform X4 — translated: MKTENFFKYGAPLYNLKSTRTHSQNQPQASGIGNSHGTGHHHLTTDDLRHLTQQHRISGYSDRESVASGSSAGGRIRRRSRNFSMKSSKGGITKKTKTMDYTNYAYNEAVGRLKVMLADNSYTPPKVGGSAASYLRNFNEDSGDNFSDNLSVIERPVFSDISKYLSPSQKSRMSSYRPKKTYGMQPMGYGMSVSKENLSSMAALYTGGSVPQPAQPPPPLATDSVQAPVEIFSFIEKQEDYIEQLEKESKYCRNELTNLLGKVKDVINENEQITENARSELANMGSGKSGMAQTAVTTSPSSDSDEHLIYGSGRKTPTTPRKGNLKVQSPRYASAPNIVYEARISELEAELMQANIDLKRVRTENEDLKRKLAHTDPITTVATFGGGNCETHRKQLDCLQQDKLTLEETVRHLQRMLDDAKAQSQGNTTSKRYISDLVQMERSQAELEVRHLRDELDRQHERVRELQHEMARRLAEERASAERRYNTQVDQLGGDLSSQWEQVTKLQLELERQKRYETDLKRDVTNRNSQIEELKNELRANRTNFLADMATSNAEKQSLEQEITSLRLQLDRAARETKTEAARLQAEINSLRQRLDRGDADLLHSKREVLRLNDEIANLEKELAYGELKNEIRPTKKDLDKRISEMQDKHADTVNELEEMITSQKQLMDKLTGECKTLTGKLEDTTYKHKEEISALQSNLEYLSNRMLSNEEHMSKLDTTPHDYTSLVPGKAAYDYQAATYGTTIEPIQSTPQLHNSADDDYSGGGGGIGNGGGEPVATGSAAAAAVTTATLAAGAVAATAAGARKSSISNGGGTKGLLSDYGLQDNDDENLKDNLGLGEKQQQQQQEQDRQREREERDRELQQLREQREKRDREREREREREREQAEQQKAEQQQQQSLPQQQQSQLQQQPLVDSSSISNAGSANLAAYNTDYSAYDQQQYDASAYDPNAYAQQPYDGQQYDYGDATAGYDYSAADYGQSGYQYDSTPAAAATNQSQPQPQSQQRSRPHQQQESALQQQQQESERYPPRADHNRARAVELWGQELDPQSPAANPLCHNSLPRQPPARSSWSPDLEDPLLLECSISSPSLMRSSNDETCSELADLSETFVVLPDGSDESVSPAQTTIITARRSSAPAIVQQQEEDIANATVIIERHLDAQG